The Candidatus Bathyarchaeia archaeon genomic sequence GACAGTCGCGTTCGCAAGCCTTGCAGGGATAAGACTCGACAATAAGATCCCGGAACAATGGTCGAGAGAGTTCAACACGCTGACGAGGGAAGACGCTCCGAGCATTCTGAATGATAATCCAACAATTGACGATTCAAAAACGATTGGGGAGGTCGATAACGTGTTGAAAGAGCTGGAATCCTACTTGCTAGCAAACGAGTAATAGTGCAACGTTTATCTTTCGACGCGTCAAGCGTTCGCACGAAGGGCCATAGATGGGCAGCAAAGGAACCACATCACTAGGGAAGATGGGCGGAAAAGGCACGCACATTAGATGCCGAAGATGTGGCCGACACGCCTACCACGTCCGGAAGAAACGCTGCGCTGCATGTGGCTTCGGAGAGATTACAAAGCTTCGACGCTACTCATGGCAAAACAAGAAGATCAACCGGACAAGAATCGTCTAGAAACGCCCGGTTTTCCCTACGTCGCCCTGAAATCGTGCTGAAGGTATTCAGTAGCTCATGATAGAGGTAGCTTGTCCGCGTTGTAACCGCCTGATGCACTGGAATCGGAACTTGAAGATATTCATCTGCGACACAGACGGATTCATGCTAGGTCGAAACGACCCCTATGTGAAACGCTTGGACTACGAAAGCAACCCAGTTCCTCAAGCTTCCTATGGTCACTAACCGCGAACTTGAAGATAGCGCGAAAGAGGAAAAGTGGGCTCGGCAGGATTCGAACCTGCGACCTTCGCCGTGTCAGAACGCTCGCTTCCTACGGAAGACGAGCTGGCGACGTTAGAGACTGACATGACGGAGTGTATGTCGTAACCTAGTTTTGAATCTTCCGGTCGAGTTGAGCCCAGCAAGTTGGACCTTTTTCAGTTCAGTCGATCGCGAGAAGAGTACCATGATATTCTGTACCTACGTAAATCGTGCCGTCTGGAGCTATTGCTGGGGAAGAATAGAAGATGAATCCAGTGGGACCAGTCCATTTTACAGTCCCGTCTGGATTGAATGCAGAAACTGGGTCATCTACTCCGACATAAATTGTCCCATCGGAACCGATTGCAGCTGATGAACGGACTTCGGGTAATCCATGGTGCCAGAGTAGAGTGCCATCTCTATTGATAGCGTAGAGACCATCGCTACAGAAACCCGCTCCGAAATAGACCGTTCCCTTGGGCCCAATGGCCGGTGAGGCGTCGATTGCGCACTGCGTCTGAAAACGCCAAACCAAGTTCCCTCCACGATTCACGGAGTAAAGGTACCCATCCCTACTTCCCGCGTAGACAATGCCTCCCAAACCTATTGCGGGAGAAGAGATGATTTCGCCTCCAGTTTTGAAGCTCCACTTCAAGGAACCCGACAAAGTAATGGCGTAGAGCCTCGTGTCATTGCTTCCAACATAAATGATTCCCGTTAGCGCTGGGCCATTTCCTATGAAGTCAATCGCCGGAGACGAGACGACGGCACCCCCGGTAGGAATTTTCCACTTGAGTTGCCCAGTCTGAGTTATGGCGTAGAGATCGTTATCGTTACTCCCGACGTAAATGGTGCCATCGTTTCCAATAGCGGGTGTGGATTGGATAGGACCCGAGGTGGCAAATCGCCAACTCAAGGTTCCGTTCGGGAATATAGCATAGAGATTGTCGTCGGAACTCCCAATGTAGACTATTCCGTTTGAACCAATTACTGGAGAAGACTCTATGCCAAGAAATCCTCCAACAACAGCGTCGTTCGTGGCAAATTTCCATCTCAACGTGCCATTTGAATATAGAGAATACAAGAATCCACTTCGACTTTGCGCATAGACATTGCCGCTCGCGTCTATTGCGGGAGATGAGTCAAGCCCTTCTCCTCCAGCGTCAAATCTCCATTTCAGATGAAACGATTGTGCTCCTAGATATGGTGAACGGCCAGTGTGTTGCAGGTCATGACGAAACATTGGCCAAGGAGTATTGCCAAGCATCGTTGTAGATTCGGCGGCAGATGCGGCCCAATTTGAGCCCAGCATGAGTCCAAGGAAGAAGAGAGAAACGGCTGCCTGGAAAATCCGCATATGGATTTCGATTGCTAATTCTTCCTAATAACAATATGGAGTATACTCAAGATGCATGAGTGGCCCGCTCGGAAGGGTCAGATTCCCAAAGGCACATCGACTCTACCCAATGGGTGTGTCGTTTTTACCTGATTCTACCGGGTGTTTCGACTGTCAATTCCATCCAGAATTTTTTTCTCAAGTATTATCCCCAAAGGAATATAAGACTCCAGGGTCACTTGTTCTTATGGGACGACTCGGAATATGGGCGAAAAACTGGACAATCCGACGACGGTTCTTCATCCGCTCCTTCCGTATCAAGGGGTTCGCAACAAACTCACTTGCGTTTGCTGGGGTTGCGGGAGGGATATTTCACCGGGACGGGGCAGAAGGCAACGGCAAGGATACGTCCATGATGAATGCTATCCAGCCACGATGAACTTCGCAAAGGGCACCAGCAATCTCCGGGCAGTGAAATGTCGTCTATGCGGGACAATGGTGCCAAAGGGAATTGGGGTTAAAGTCTGGTACGACCTCACAGACCACAAAAGAAAGGACTTTTTCGGTAATCCGGCATGGAAGCGACCAAAGATAGGCTATGTCCATAGAAGAGAAGTCGGATACTCCAGAATACAATTCTCCAAATTCCGACCTTTTCAACTCCCACCCTTCAAAGTTAAGCCCTACTTCCCCGGCGACAATTGGGAATGGCAACCGCTTCCTGTGAAACGTGGACGCCCGCCCAAGTCCTCCTACGTAAATTAATTCGAAACTAAGACCCCAAAATCCTTCGTGGAAATGAAACGAAATAGTACATTATTTCAGGTGATGCCAAGGGCTGCCTTAATTGAATCTGAAAGACGCTATTTTGACCAAAACTGGTACTGGGAAACCTCCGCAGAGCAGGAGGCAGGGTTTCAATTACGCCTTCCCTTGGTTGTACACAACGACTTTCACACGCGAGAAGGATTCCCAGTGCTACATCAAAGCTGACGGTCTATAGTAGCTCTCTCAAAGTGCAGAGGTTGTCTGCAACAGTTCTGTGAGAAACACTACCCTGGGCACAGGTGCGTGTTCAGGTAAGACGACGAGGAAATGAGATGACCTGTTATCAGGTCATTCTTTTTTGAATGCTTCGATCGCTTCTTTGTTCTACGTCTAGATGATCTAAGGGCATATGTCGCCAGAGAGAAGAAGAGGGTCACAAAAAATGCCAGAATCCCTCCTAAGACGACGACAGTGGCGAGTCCTCCGGACAAAGGCAGCAATTGACCAGTCGAGAAACCTAACTTAGCGCCAAGGAACTCCCCTTGAAACGTGATCTGGTTAGGACTTAGCCCCAGAACCACGAACAGGCCACACATTCCTTCAGTGAGGAATTGGAATGCGAAGAACGTGTTACTCGTGCTTAGAGGTTTCATTTTGGGGAGGCTCAAGCCGGTTCGGGTCTTCCTGGATAAGTCGGTAGAAGAGAAAGCTCACAACGCCCGCCAAGCCAAATATCAACGTGGCAAAGTAGGCCCCTGATACTGCCCCAACGACAACGGCCAGAAACGCGAAAAATACCGTTGCAGCTAAAGAAATCGGGGTGTAAAATGCTTGAGTGATAATTTCTCTTTGCGACTGAACCTTTGAGAGTTGCATCCTTAGCTTTTCAACCGTATCTGAGAGGGCGGCCACAGTTACAGTCAAGGTCTCCAATCTGACCCACACCTCAGGTGGAACCGTCACATTGGCGGGAATATCGAAGAGAAGCATCCCCTTTGCCCGGCCTTTTTCGGGTTGCGCTTGTAGCACGAGATCAGTTTGAGAGGACAAATATTGCTCTAACTATCTTCACGGACAGACTATCACTTTTTAAGATATCGAAACGTTCTCCTAGAAGACGATGCTAACAGACCCACAAGCGGAGATTATTACCGCTCAGGTCGAAAAATTCCTAACTTCTATGGGATTCGCAGTGAAGAGGAACATGAAACTCCGCGACAATATGGAAGTAGATGTTCTCGCAGTATCAGAGGATCGAGTGGTTACTGTAGAGATCAAGACCTCGCGCGAGGATGTCTTTTAGACTCTTAGCAAGCTCTCTTCTGTGCGAACGTCTCCTGACGCTGATGAAGTCAACGTGGCGATTCCCTTTGAAGCATTTGACGAAGATATAGCGTATTTTGCCTCGAGTCTCGGTGTCGGTGTATATGGTGTATCCGGCTCGAAAGTCCAGTCGCTTGTCCAACCTACTCGGGTTTCCATGTCCGTTGGCGTTAATGCCTCGATTCCCTCTGAAATAGCACACGGGACGGTTTTCGGTTTTTCTTTGACCATCATT encodes the following:
- a CDS encoding 50S ribosomal protein L37e; the protein is MGSKGTTSLGKMGGKGTHIRCRRCGRHAYHVRKKRCAACGFGEITKLRRYSWQNKKINRTRIV
- a CDS encoding PQQ-binding-like beta-propeller repeat protein — encoded protein: MRIFQAAVSLFFLGLMLGSNWAASAAESTTMLGNTPWPMFRHDLQHTGRSPYLGAQSFHLKWRFDAGGEGLDSSPAIDASGNVYAQSRSGFLYSLYSNGTLRWKFATNDAVVGGFLGIESSPVIGSNGIVYIGSSDDNLYAIFPNGTLSWRFATSGPIQSTPAIGNDGTIYVGSNDNDLYAITQTGQLKWKIPTGGAVVSSPAIDFIGNGPALTGIIYVGSNDTRLYAITLSGSLKWSFKTGGEIISSPAIGLGGIVYAGSRDGYLYSVNRGGNLVWRFQTQCAIDASPAIGPKGTVYFGAGFCSDGLYAINRDGTLLWHHGLPEVRSSAAIGSDGTIYVGVDDPVSAFNPDGTVKWTGPTGFIFYSSPAIAPDGTIYVGTEYHGTLLAID